gaacgcttcatctgacattattactagaaaacttaaaacgtatacgaatttttttcataaatcctgcctcaagctcctttaaaccaggggtgtcagaTAACAATTTTAAACAATGGATAAATAAGGGAATTACAGCATTGTGTACAATAATTGATGGAGGGCAAAATTAAGAGCTTTACAAAATTGAAGAGAGAATGTGACTTGGAGGTTGGGGATCAGTTTAGATACTTCCAAGTCAGGGACTtctttgagaaggaaataaaacCAGATCTCCCCAAGGAGCTGAATAAAGTGACTGTGACACTGGGTAATGCGTATGAGAGCAATACAGGTAGAGTGATCTCAACATTGTACCAGGGCCTTGAAAAGAACAGGGGAACCTCTACACTGTATATTAGAGACAGATGGATACAAGAAAGTAAAATAGAACTAACTGAAGAGAATGGTTTATCATCTGTCACAACCAGCGAACCACCACCAGCTCCACAATGTGGAAAGAATTCTGCTGGAAAAATATAACCAGGTTTTTTTTATCACAcctaagacaaaaaacaaatgtacgGCTGAACAACaaacatgctggagaaggtgTGGGGAGCTGAATGTGGGACAGACGCACATTTTCTGGGAATGTGTGAGAATAAGAAAGTACTGGAATGATGTATGGATGGAAATGAAAAGTATACTGGGGTATGAACTACCAATGTCATGTAAGGTTCTGTATCTGTGTGCTTTCACGAGTGAAGATGTTATATTTGAAGATAGATATCTGGTTAAAATTCTGTTAGCTGCAGCAAAAAAGGCAGTTACCAGGAAGTGGTGCAAAGAGGAACCTCCCACTCTGAGGAACTGGTTGGACATTATAGAGGAAATATTCAATATGGAgaaactcacacacatactgagACTCCAGCAAGCTCAATTTAACAAGAAATGGGACAAATGGACATCATATAAGGCTCACAACATTGACACCACTAGAGAGTCTGAATGAAACCGGAGAAGCATGGATGATGTATCATGTAATTGTGTATATCAGGGGTTTTCCATTCCGGTCCTCAGGCCCCCCTGCCTTgcttgttttagatgctaccctgctttcagcacaccatgatacaaggagctgtgtcatcaacagagttgtacagacctcgatgacaaactaatgaggaccattcattagaatcaggtgtgttgatgcaaggcaacatgtaaaacatgcagggcagggaggCCCGAACACCGGAATTAACCCCTGGTGTATATCACTGACACTGTCAAAGTTCTTGTGTGTATTCTTGTCTGctaaaaatcattaaaatttgagtaataaaaaaaaagacagtggaAAGGTATTTGGGTTTCAGCTGAGAGAGTGTTACACTTTATTATTTTGCGTTAAAGATGCCAGACCCAGACCCATCACGCTTTTGACCCTTTTTCAAAAGTATTTGAACTCCTTCAGCATAATTGCTATACTGAGAGAGGCTATATGAACTAACGAACGCGTATCTTCTGTCTCTTCAGATCAGATTCCCTTTGCTGTCTCCCTGGACCAAGTGAACGATGTTTCGGCCCAGGACATGCGCTTTGTGCAGAACAGAGCTATTGCCTTCACCATCACCCTCCATGACCCCAGCGAGTACCTCAGCAACGCAGACATCACCTTCAACTGGAGCTTTGGGGATGAGAGTGGAGCCCTGATATCCAGAGAGCTGACCGTTACTCACACCTACATCAACTCTGGCTCATTCAAGCCCCAGGTGGTGATCCAGGCCGTCATCCCAGACAAGACCTGCAGGCCCGGGGTAGATAACTCCACCACCTCCCCTGGTCCAGCTGATCAGCCCACCACATGTAAGATATAATCCAATATATAAGTGGGTGTTGCCTGTGTTTGTATTTAGTATTAGTATTTTGTTATGTTtcatcattcaattcaattttatttatatagggtctaatacaacagatgttgtctctagacgatttccagagatccagaacatgaacataaacccccgagcaattattacataaacaatggcaggtaaaaactcccctagtgggagaaaaaccttaaaccaaacagtggcaagaaaaactcccctttaggaggaagaaacctggaccaggaccaggatcataagggggggagagacctggacctggatcataaggggggaccgtcctgccgagggccagactggggggtcggggacgtcagcagcacagcaggcaggtggaagcagcaacgagaTGACCAGGGGGGGTCATCTCGTTTAAAGTTTTCCtggttatcattttcctggttaAGGCCCAGGTGGTGTCCTGaggattattatcattttgataatccaatttgataaatagtcgactttattaattattaataattgtgaataaaatgattaataacccctgataactggacagctaaGCTCCTGTTGCACAACatatcgtctggtgtaaaacataataaagaaacgtttcgtaatggatgtaaacactgtggttcagtcagctgttcggtctctctctacatcccgtgtgtctgtccattgagctgttacgccgagagagagcgccccctgcaggtttggagcacttccggttgtagtgaccggttatgaagcgtttttcttttgaagatggtttcttgttttatatcgttttgtgctttgcatcgtttctctatttgcagcgtttgatgatgctgcatttgtctttgttttttgcagcaggttttttcatttgcaccacgttcctctttttgtacctcgttttgagtttgtgaatttgaatcgtttctgtacttgaagctgaGACGCATTAGGTGCGTtgggcccttgtcggccaccgtaccatTCAACAGTCACACACTGTCCATATCCTATCCCTTATCTCCCCTCCCTATCAGCCTGCCTCTGCCCCAACAAGCCAGGCTCCACCTCTTTGCGCCAGCTGACCTTCTCTGCCACTGGAGATCCAGTTCTAAATCAAATTGGTCAATTTGTCATTCATTTCAGTCCTGAAGTTGGCTGCCATGTCCGAAGGCTCAGTATTAAAAAGTGGGTTGTGCTGTCAGGACAAAGAGGAAGACCGCCATCCTGACAGACATGCACTGAAAACAGACAACTGGAGGAGTAAAGGGCAGGAGCAAAGAAGGGTCTTTTTAAAGGACACAAGAAGCCACCGCAGATTTCATTTAAAAAGTTGCTTGGAAATGTAAGAGAGATCACCACCTCCTGAGTTTGAGTCAGATAAAGACTTCTGCCTCACCTGTTCACAACCATTTTCAAATAGTCACCCAAAGTTTGGTACACGAGTTATGCACGCTGGGAACTGCTGTGTGTCTGTGAGAGCTACTACCACACACATGATTTCTGCGCGCAGCAATCCAACTCCCCCATCTTCAATAGATCCCAACACTTGACAGAAATAAATGTTGTGACCCTGAAGAAGTTGTTGGAACGATGCCACAGTGAATGTGTGCCGTAATCAAAGCTAAAGGCGGCCCAAAGCATTCAGTGGGAGGAGTgctatttaaatttaaaaaatctgtgCTCACTAAAAAAGTGAATGACCTACGGCCGCTTTGTAGTTACAGTCGAAAGGAGAGCCCTTTTAGTTTTAAAATGAGGGAGCATCCTTGAGTGGCCTggaagcagtactcgagttgagggggggacggcatcccccctgaaataaaaacggtccaaatcatcccccctgtaaaactgccatccctcctttccatcccttatgtcatttcatcaatgaatgtggttttactgctatttcaatatttagagtcatcaccagaaaaataacttatttgacaattctcacctgtttcaagtaaattttcacttgaaataagtagaaaaatctgccagtgggacaagatttatcttctcattacaagcaaaaaatcttgttccactggcagatttttctacttatttcaagtgaaaatctacttgaaacaggtgaaaattgttgttttttccagtgatgagtcttgttttaagtgtaataagatttttttttactaaaatgagacattttaactagaaataagacaaatattcttgttaagatgtcattcctgcagtatttatgcaggtgttttggtcactgctattatttgtaatatattatattatttgtaatcagcacaaattatctgtccccatatgataaaatccaccaccccccctgattgttttttttacaactcgagtactgcctggaAGTGAATGCCGCTTCAGCCCAACTGTGATCCATCAACCCCAGCAAGACTCCCCTACTTCGTGACAGCATCTTTTTTAAGCTTGTTgaagaaaaaactttgtttgcTTTACTGTTACTCAAAATATATCATTTAACATGTTTTATGTTTGCTATCTCTGCTTATGAATCTAATTTGACCTTACCTAATCTCTTCTTTGTGAAGTGAAAGCACCAGCGCGGGTGTTTGGTTTGCCCATAATGGGTTCGTCCAAAACCACTGGTCAGAATGTCTACACGGACACGGAGGAGGATAACTCTGAGGGCGaagcctccaccacctccatcagTCACCATGCCGAGGACGTGCTCAAAGCCACCAAAACCCCGTCCCCCGTCAACCAGCTGCCGGCTGCAGGTGATGCAGGGAGCATGCTAGTAGGAGGTAAATACtttcaaaatgtttaaataaatgaacattCCTAGACCATCACCTTTCCAAAAGTAATAATCTCACATTGATAGCAatagatccctttttaaagtGCAAAATGATGACCTCACCAGCTGTGTGACCACCAAAGGAAGCAGATAAGCACATCAGCCTATTTCCTAAAATGCAAATGTCATGTAAATCCTCTGAAGATCATAGATGCTATGAAACAAGTTGGGCAGTGTTGAAAATTAAATCATCTGTTGTGTTTTATCCTTTGAAATCTAATTTTATAAGCTAAATGGAGgttgttgattgtttttttgatttttgatttatCTATTTTTGATTGTGCAACACGCATCGATGAAAGAAGGATTGcagtaaaagctgttttaaaaaaCACCTCAAAATAACTTCTGGGCCTCCTCCTTTAAGGTGTTTCGGGTCCTTGTTCACAGCAGTCAAGACAAATACTCTTTTAAATACAGTTGATATAATATACATCTGGAAAATGtgtacatactcttttttttatttaaaaaaatattaattttatctaaacttttttcccattttatcccccagtgctcctacctgggcgctgaagtcacgggggaacttaacatgtgccacaaagggggtgctggttcagtggAGTTGTTAATAATCGTCTTACGACAgttattaataaataattaataattgatAACTaagaagattacttatcaaaatgaattattataaatgaatcaatcaaaatggggcaccacctgacttatcgggaaaataataactaaacagcaaaatcagtctcaagaaaCTGTTATTCCATACATGCCAGTCTGTTGCCGGGGGGGCggtacagaataacagtgaaggaaggagtccgagcacagacctttgcaaccagcagctgtgacaaatgtgtataaaataaacacaaaacaacttgttttgtgtgtgtgtgtgtgtgtgtgtgtgtgtgtgtgtgtgtgtgtgtgtgtgtgtgtgtgtgtgtgtgtgtgtgtgtgtgtgtgtgtgtgtgtgtgtgcatacacGTGGTGAGGCAAAAGAAAAGATGGCTGACAAAGTCACGTGGTGACTGAGTCTCGCATGATTCAAAATGATGGACGAGATTTCGTGTCATCCAGTGAAAAACAAACTCGGAGGCTTTATGACCAagataagagtgtgtgtgtgtgtgtgggggttagtaggagaggatgagaggggaaaagtaaaacccaagacactagaataacttctcactaccggaaaaccaagttcttctgatgtttcccacacagagacgcaACAATGTGAGAACTCCATGGGACCGTGGACAGGTCCGAGGTAGAAGAGATATTGGAAgcaagagaggaagagaagagagaggGGGGAGCCTGCTCTTTATAGCTGGGCCCAGGCTGCCCCTCCTGTGGCCCCTCCTGCGTTTTGGGGTCCATGCCCAATGAGGGTGCTATTCCTTATCACCCaagggccgtaaatgcaaatcctgctcgggctttgagtcattatggaggttctTTTGTCTCAAACCATGCGGTcagctgggccttaaagttcaaATGAAGGCTTTCCATGTTCACATacgactgtggcccaacaaggCGAGAATTGAAGTACATGCTTGTAGCACTGCGagttgctacgggggtcacacaAGACAGCAGATACCGGGATTTCgttagaaatatatttatttctttttagtttctctCTCTGAGTTTTGTGCTTCTGCACCGTCCGCAGAGCTGCACCTCTGCGTCCGTCCTCTCCCcctctccagggcccgcacacctactgaaatacacagagagtcattagacacacctgtgtaccgtcagctgttccagccgcgtcacctgtgggccactcccccgcactccctctctcccctgcagaccacgccccaatcctgcaccctgccacatacccccatcgcccgactcaggccggggaccgtccggcctagccaactccccccccccctccctcggagcgggagaggaagtcagCAGATACCGGGATTTCgttagaaatatatttatttctttttagtttctctCTCTGAGTTTTGTGCTTCTGCACCGTCCGCAGAGCTGCACCTCTGCTCCGCTCTGCGTCCGTCCTCTCCCcctctccagggcccgcacacctactgaaatacacagagagtcattagacacacctgtgtaccgtcagctgttccagccgcgtcacctgtgggccactcccccgcactccctctctcccctgcagaccacgccccaatcctgcaccctgccacaatgcTCTTTTAGGTTTACCATAAAAGATCAACAAATATTACTCAAATTGTCATAATTCCTTGTTTGCTCTTATCAGGTGCAAAGAGAACAGTGGCGCTGACAAGGCGAGCTGCTGCAGTTGAAGCTAAGCGAGATGCCGGCGATGACAGCTGTGCGATATACAGATACGGCTCCTTCTGCACTGGCATTGAAGTCTTTGGTCAGTTACTTTTAATCACTCCCTTTTTTatccaaaatgaaataaacccTCAGAGATGACCGTTGGTgatctccctcctccctgtcttTTTTAGAGGGCattgaaaaagtggaaattgTACAAATGGACAACACTGTCATGGCAACACCCAGAATAGACACCAATGTCTTCGACATCACTGTTACATGCCAGGGAAGGTGAGGAGCCGGACATCATGCTTTAAATCAGCCACACAGCAAATAGGGTCACACGGATGCCTTTTAGCATTATTTCATTTCACTgggatttctttttcttgcagTCTTCCAAAGGAAGTGTGCAGTGTGATTCTGGATGCAGAATGCTTGAAGCCAATTCACACTTCATGCAACATGGTGGAGCCCTCCAAGGAATGCCAGCTGGTGTTGCGTCACTTTTTCAACAACTCTGGAGTCTACTGCATCAATGTTTCCATGTCAAATGATGTCAGTTTAGCTGTCACCAGTGCCAAAGTCAAGGTTGACATGGGTATGCGACAGAGCCGCCATACAAGAGTTCATAACATGACTGCTTTGCACTGCTTACTGAGAATTCTGTTTCAGACTCAGGTTTGTCCTCCTCTGGCCCCATCATCGTGATATTTGGAGTCCTGGTGCTTGTTCTCACAGTGGGAATAGTAGCATACTCTTACAGGTAAGAACTGTGACTAAATATCTGAGGCTGATGCATTTTGCCAGAGAAATAAAACATGACCTCTTGGGTTTAACTTCAGTCTTTGATCAACTGCCTGCTCCAGTCAAAATTGCCActaagaaagaaatgaaaaccCTCAAACAATTTAGTAAAATCCAACTTGCAAAGAACCTCTCTGGGCCGAGGTGACGTGTATATTAAGTTGATAATTCTCCTGGTTTATTATTACAGACCCAACTAACTATTTTTGGTAAtgctttaaagggattgtgacatgaaaaacacatttttcttgattttttgtgttttgttgggtgtcttgacatcaattacacccaaaaaacaacgaacttttaacattcagtgtattgtgtgctttctgggattttccgcataactgtgcaaaaacggcgcatgtggtttggtggcggatcgttacgtaacgatccgctaaatcaccgccccctccacccagctccctgcctcctctccagcgcaccataaaggctgatttatggttccgcgttacaccgacgcagaacctacggcgtagggttacgctgcgacgcgcaccaaacgctgaaccctacggcgtaggctctgcgtcgatttaacgcggaaccataaatgaggcttaacacggagctgtttagagcgtcttttgttataatcaccggaggaaaactgctaagaagacccgcggccactgactggacttaagataaggggacagtgctgcttgcatgcctttatttttatgattgtttgctgtggttctccctgctgctcttccgtgcatgcttcgcctgtcgctccgacgccgctgtgagcgtatggttgggctggaggaggtttggaggaggagcggagcaatgattgacaggaaaggggggaaaggaagcatttttcacggcgcaaaaaaacactgtaataaaaagccaggaaaagagtactaagagtgaagtttttcttgttacactcttttagacacatttgagggatgttggccaagacttttaatagtgttaaaagcatgttaaaaatgatgtcacaatacctttaaggatgCTTCAAACAAATGTTCAGTATATTTTTCTCTGTTGAATAGGCGCTATAAGTCTTACCATCCCATGAAGGAGGACGTTACTCCACCTGAAGGCACCAAGCTTAGCAGGGCTCACAATGGCTCTGCAGCCTTGACGTTTTGGAAGTCTCTGAACAGACAAGGAGCCTCGGACAACTGCCCTCTGCTACACTCCTAGCTACTGTCACACTACCAGCAAAGCCAAGCACATGAGCAactgattaaaagaaaaaaaaagacaaaaatcacAAGCGCCTAGAATggctttttatacttttttaaacatttcttttggatTACAAAAAAATTTGATTTATGAGTGATATTTAGGATGAAATCAAGCTATAATCTGGAAATGTGTGGTAGACATGCttacttttttttgtactttttggaATAACTTTGGATGTGAAGTATTTAAATTGGACAAGAATGTAAGTtgaacatttttcaaataaatgCTGTTTAAGCGTTattgttttctctctttgtaCATTACAGATAGAAATAAGTTATACAAGGTGAGGCCGAGCTCCTTAATGCATTATGAAATATTTGAAGCACCGTCTCTCATTATTTGCatacaaatgaaaaacaatacacacctactcactcacctacatgctcactctgcagttttgggggacatataatcgcagtagcctagctttgattcagtctcagggacctggaatggtggctgtttgtgtctctgcctgttctcgtgtctgttttttctcttacagatctccaAGACTTGTGTGCTCGTTGTGCATTTCCCTGTGTTTCTCGTGTTTTAGACTAGCagccccaacccccccaccccacccaccagataaaaaaaataaataaaaaataaatatatatccatccatccattatctatacccgctttatcctttgcagggtcacgggggtctgctggagcctatcccagctcatttcaggtgagaggcaggggttacaccctggacaggtcaccagtccatcacagggccacatagacaaacaaccagacacacgtacgctcacacctacgggcaatttagaatcatcaattaacctaatatgcatgttttttggaTATTggaactaaatatatatatactgtatattcctcaggtttttaccaacatggtattaaccattaatatatatttgcagacaaagtaaaaaaaaaaaaaaaaaaaatgcaatttctTCTTTTCATCATTATCACAGGCTTATTATATCACTTTAGTACTTAGTTATGAGtggaaaaacacatggaaaATTCAGTTATGAGAATGATATAAAGATCTTTATAGTTACTATAATGAGTGATAATTTCTGCAGGAATTACTTCTGACAAGTAAAACATTAAATATGCTATAAATGACAAATCAATCTCAGCAATGTAACTATTTAAAATATTCTTCATGAAAAAGATAAgaacattacatttttgcattttgaTGAAAATTGCTCATGACGAAttcattataataaaaaaaacaaaacccacaAACAACATCCCACATCTCAGAGATTTTATTCCGAACAAAGCCCAATTTGACATTTTCAGGAGTTTCAATTGAACTCCAAACAGATACTTTAATTTATGGAATAAATATCTATTTGGAATGCAGTCAAGAACACACATTATCTCTCATTTAGCTAATTCCttgatgtttattttaatattcttccccttcctcctccccctcacccTCAATGGAGTCAACTCCAACCTCCTCATAATCCTTCTCCAGAGCTGCCATGTCCTCCCTGGCCTCGGAGAactctccctcctccatcccctcACCCACATACCAGTGAACAAAGGCACGCTTGGCGTACATCAGGTCAAACTTGTGGTCGAGCCGAGCCCAGGCCTCTGCAATAGCAGTGGTGTTGCTCAGCATGCACACAGCCCTCTGcaccttggccaggtctcccccgGGAACTACGGTGGGGGGCTGGTAGTTGATGCCCACCTTGAAACCAGTGGGACACCAGTCCACGAACTGGATGGTGCGCTTGGTTTTGATGGTGGCGATGGCAGCATTGACATCTTTGGGCACCACATCACCACGGAATAGCAGGCAGCAAGCCATGTACTTGCCGTGGCGAGGGTCACATTTCACCATCTGGTTGGCCGGCTCAAAGCAGGCGTTGGTGATCTCAGACACCGAGAGCTGCTCGTGGTAAGCCTTCTCAGCAGAGATGACGGGGGCGTAGGTGGCCAGAGGGAAGTGGATACGGGGATATGGCACCAGGTTGGTCTGGAACTCTGTCAGATCAACGTTGAGGGCACCATCAAAGCGAAGAGAAGCAGTGATGGAGGACACGATCTGACTGATCAGCCTGTTCAAGTTGGTGTAGGTGGGGCGCTCGATGTCGAGGTTCCTGCGGCAAATATCGTAGATGGCCTCATTGTCCACCATGAAGGCACAGTCGGAGTGCTCTAGGGTGGTGTGGGTGGTCAGGATGGAGTTGTAGGGCTCCACCACAGCAGTGGAGACCTGGGGGGCGGGGTAGATGGAGAACTCCAGCTTGGACTTCTTTCCATAGTCTACAGACAGACGCTCCATCAGCAGGGAGGTGAACCCAGACCCAGTGCCTCCACCGAAGCTGTGGAACACCAGGAAGCCCTGGAGACCAGTGCACTGGTCAGCCTGCCAACATAACCACAGATGAAAGCCATGAAATACAGTTGTGTCATTTCATTTGATATTTTGATTACCACTATGAATGAATTTACCCACCAGTTTACGAATCCTGTCCAGAACCAGGTCAATGATCTCTTTACCAATGGTGTAGTGTCCACGGGCGTAGTTGTTGGCAGCATCCTCCTTGCCGGTGATCAGCTGCTCCGGGTGGAACAGCTGGCGGTAAGTTCCAGTACGCACCTCATCTGAAAAGGCAGGGACAAATCAGTTCTAGTCGAAGATATTCAgtaacacgagcagcaatcgtcccaaatctcgagatctaaTCACaatctaagctaagctaccgagactaactaaccccaaaaactacagagcaagcatacAGCTGAacatctgtgtggctatgtgtgtgtgtgtatgtgtgtgtatacgtgcgtgtgtatgtacatgtctgtgtggctatgtgtgtgtgtgtgttttaataataataatgacttggatttatatagcgcccttcaaggcacccagagcgctttacagagatcattattcattcatccacatcctcactggtggtggtagctatgTTTTGTAGCATCAGCTgtcctggggcagactgacagaagcgtggctgccatatcgcgccaaacggcccctccgaccaccaccaacattcatacacattcaaacacattcacacggggcaaggtgggtaaggtgtcttgcccaaggacactacgacagcaaactggggcagagcgggattcgaaccgccgaccttccgatcattggacgacccactctaccacctgagctactgccaccCCTGCacactgtgtgtgtatgtgtgtgtatgtatatgtttgtgtggctgtgtacgtgtgtgtgtgtgtgtgtgtgtgtgtgtgtgtgtgtgtgtgtgtgtgtgtgtgtgtgtgtgtgtgagagcatgTATATGTaagtgtggctatgtgtgtgtatgtgtgcatgtatgaatatatgtatgtgtgtgtgtgtgtgtgtgtgtgtgtgtgtgtgtgtgtgtgtgtgtgtgtgtgtgtgtgtgtgtgtgtgtgagaatgtgtatatgtatatgtggctatgtgtgtgtatgtgtgcatgtatgaatatatgtatatgtgtgtgtgtgcgtgagtgtgcgtgtatgtatatgtgtgtgtgtgtgtgcgtgtgcgtgtgcgtgtgcgtatgcgtgtgtgagtgtgtgtgtgtgtgtgtgtaataatcctatcaaagctccacctgaagtgtatctataggaTTTCCCAACCTTGATGTTGACCCATAACTAGTGATTACCGATGACCGTGGGCTCCAGGTCCACAAACACAGCTCTGGGGACGTGCTTTCCAGCTCCGGTCTCGCTGAAGAAGGTGTTGAAGGAGTCGTCTCCTCCTCCCAGAGTCTTGTCGCTGGGCATCTGTCCATCAGGCTGGATGCCATGTTCCAGACAGTAAAGCTCCCAGCAGGCATTTCCAATCTGGACCCCAGCCTGACCAACGTGGATGGAGATACACTCACGCtgtgggagaaaaaagagaaagagagataaGAAGcagatcatttttttttctgccgtCCTATTGTGTTAGTTTAACATTTGTTTTCACACAGGATAATACATATGTAACAATAATGTATACATAAAGATATCTGAACACTGGGGATATTTAGTTGCTCCCCCTATCTGAGGGGAACAGGCAATGCAGCAAGAGGCACCTCCCTGCACCACAACCCGCAGGAGACAGAACAGCCCGTCAGCAACCCCAGCAGAGGAGGTTcattctctcctcttcttcagtCTTTTTTGTTCTCTTGTCTTTCTATCCCAGTATCGCCCCTCTTCTCTTCATGCAGTCTATTCACTTGCTCGTGCACAGGCGCGCACATTTCATGTTCTGGAATCTTCCATTCGGTGTCCTTGAAGATACACATGCACTACTGATATTTGGAAGCGAAGAAAAGACATCTGACAAATCACATCCGTGCTTTAGAAATAAATCTGAAC
This is a stretch of genomic DNA from Cololabis saira isolate AMF1-May2022 chromosome 12, fColSai1.1, whole genome shotgun sequence. It encodes these proteins:
- the pmelb gene encoding premelanosome protein b; this translates as MGAVSVLLVLLAVAAQTVARPKTRFIRYPSWNTKMYPILKEGDPRCKDSWKGGRVSFNVGNDSPTLTGAKVGFTIELEFPHTQRTQPGGNVVWNEDCVVNGTKYLESEPVYPEPNGDWEAVFPDGTPIKKDKKPAYVFVWKTRGQYWQVADGPSSSLTIDTDDTPLGSYTMDIVIYHYRSKEKFIPLGYASTQFSITDQIPFAVSLDQVNDVSAQDMRFVQNRAIAFTITLHDPSEYLSNADITFNWSFGDESGALISRELTVTHTYINSGSFKPQVVIQAVIPDKTCRPGVDNSTTSPGPADQPTTLKAPARVFGLPIMGSSKTTGQNVYTDTEEDNSEGEASTTSISHHAEDVLKATKTPSPVNQLPAAGDAGSMLVGGAKRTVALTRRAAAVEAKRDAGDDSCAIYRYGSFCTGIEVFEGIEKVEIVQMDNTVMATPRIDTNVFDITVTCQGSLPKEVCSVILDAECLKPIHTSCNMVEPSKECQLVLRHFFNNSGVYCINVSMSNDVSLAVTSAKVKVDMDSGLSSSGPIIVIFGVLVLVLTVGIVAYSYRRYKSYHPMKEDVTPPEGTKLSRAHNGSAALTFWKSLNRQGASDNCPLLHS
- the tuba1c gene encoding tubulin alpha-1C chain — protein: MRECISIHVGQAGVQIGNACWELYCLEHGIQPDGQMPSDKTLGGGDDSFNTFFSETGAGKHVPRAVFVDLEPTVIDEVRTGTYRQLFHPEQLITGKEDAANNYARGHYTIGKEIIDLVLDRIRKLADQCTGLQGFLVFHSFGGGTGSGFTSLLMERLSVDYGKKSKLEFSIYPAPQVSTAVVEPYNSILTTHTTLEHSDCAFMVDNEAIYDICRRNLDIERPTYTNLNRLISQIVSSITASLRFDGALNVDLTEFQTNLVPYPRIHFPLATYAPVISAEKAYHEQLSVSEITNACFEPANQMVKCDPRHGKYMACCLLFRGDVVPKDVNAAIATIKTKRTIQFVDWCPTGFKVGINYQPPTVVPGGDLAKVQRAVCMLSNTTAIAEAWARLDHKFDLMYAKRAFVHWYVGEGMEEGEFSEAREDMAALEKDYEEVGVDSIEGEGEEEGEEY